In the genome of Apostichopus japonicus isolate 1M-3 chromosome 15, ASM3797524v1, whole genome shotgun sequence, one region contains:
- the LOC139980734 gene encoding uncharacterized protein — MTSLRSSRPKRKRTANIQLSKQELQEYLDDGYTSSDIAKNFNVSPAAIEEKIRKFGVKRRKQQKKVIKGKGRPSSPRGRSPRRSTSRSEVTKSPRQANRPNRTSSKSPVKAVRASTKQGGKSSKSGGSSPTRNIEDKEVDDSEKQEDPSLNTVVVQVIKDNPNDDLDQIHSLLKSMGFDFDKAYVEEHMQKTVVEKQTTESTEGEDKKAQPPKEEKRPRGRPKKQDSAGQKEEEKEEEEKEEEEKGSSGTKGPPLKKEEGDKEGNDIEGDVVGGEDKKESEEKEECPKVEGDLSSDSKQTATAEEGTEKLQEGQDENVKEDADKKPQKAAKKRPGRPRKKPKKARAVSEGGDGATHENGSETEPGTDGDKEYKPKKRGRKRKRFSEDGEELFMTKRGRPSLQLSEENLKHCIDSGLPRQKIAEVFGTCMRSISRYLELHKMRKSDKFYNCTDAELDEMVSKICKDHPDWGQIHIQEDFAKRGMFFRRAQIRNSVRRVDPIGIELRKLNNLKRRWNRGSLKKLDSILPADGINMTSTDSFLCQPPRTGLNGLSQEDSVRLLKDIVYSSKRKYVEYPPPFKTEESSEESSKEAGEEQQGDELIKAVEAVQVKTEGEPLEAVEAVQVKSEGEPLEAVEAVQVKTEGEPPEDAVAEPEMTSGKDEATDQDSTPTAEPTVSTEGLSVEKDTYWKHRLQSMVMSNKRAGRQAAAERRGPEVKIPKEDLKECVDLGYSSTRIADKFSTSKHNVRRHLDMYKLGKARRFEILTDETIDEIVTSVIREHGVLKGRDVYDKIKESGLQIRKDDIRKSLCRLHPKGLHRGDPSILKKSWDAVQKQESDVAFLMQEHRAIVDGNEEDVIVLDTDELAKLMNHEGGIVLVDEHGNIMGGQGDVEEYHHHQQQQQQHEQEQQQQTHCTIETGHVENGMVVLQHQEGVVVTAGVDTEQDGTLLSNQEQHNPSNVAAVVASDEAPYQHPGTVAEGQEMSKEESLERTQHYHLTQTTNNESSLTIANQEHAPENSVAPVGEAAEETTPQGDAGNDGTSEVGQTPQETPPAVESHVVEASGASQAIPTSEESQISAIILEFNVPQGQESGQGVAHTSQEGQFATTQETSQEVYFVQGEQQSEEVRSLVVVNDSQETEEDAKDSVGKEEHIIMQLTEPASVPEGDTQQGVSLTSLNTVRPNQLSAQVLLELDRIAQNLQSHEVQGEPAPAVSTQGQ, encoded by the exons ATGACGAGTCTGAGATCATCTCGCCCGAAGAGGAAGAGGACGGCAAACATCCAGCTCTCCAAGCAGGAGCTGCAAGAGTACCTCGATGATGGATACACCTCTTCAGATATCGCCAAGAATTTCAATGTGAGTCCTGCCGCAATCGAAGAAAAGATCAGGAAGTTTGGTGTCAAGAGGCGgaaacaacaaaagaaagtaATCAAAGGGAAGGGCAGACCGTCAAGCCCTAGAGGGCGGTCTCCAAGACGCTCCACCTCGCGGTCAGAGGTGACCAAATCTCCTAGACAGGCGAATAGACCCAACAGGACCAGCTCCAAGTCCCCTGTGAAAGCAGTACGTGCATCTACCAAGCAGGGAGGCAAGTCTTCTAAATCAGGAGGAAGCAGTCCTACAAGAAACATTGAAGATAAAGAGGTTGATGATTCTGAAAAGCAGGAAG ATCCATCGTTAAATACTGTAGTTGTGCAAGTCATCAAGGATAATCCAAATGATGATCTCGACCAAATTCATTCACTTTTAAAATCAATGGGCTTTGACTTCGATAAAGCTTACGTGGAGGAACATATGCAGAAAACTGTTGTCGAAAAACAAACCACAGAATCGACTGAGGGAGAAGATAAGAAGGCTCAACCACCGAAGGAAGAGAAGCGCCCTCGTGGTAGACCGAAGAAGCAAGACAGTGCTGGccagaaggaggaggagaaggaggaggaggagaaggaggaggaggagaaaggGTCCTCGGGCACAAAGGGACCACCCTTAAAGAAAGAAGAGGGCGATAAAGAAGGGAATGATATAGAAGGCGATGTTGTAGGAGGGGAGGATAAGAAGGAAagtgaagaaaaagaagagtgCCCAAAAGTAGAAGGAGATTTATCATCGGACAGTAAGCAGACTGCGACGGCTGAAGAGGGAACAGAGAAGCTACAAGAAGGGCAAGACGAGAATGTAAAGGAGGACGCCGACAAGAAACCACAGAAAGCAGCAAAAAAGCGGCCAGGCAGACCCAGAAAGAAGCCAAAGAAGGCTAGAGCAGTATCGGAAGGCGGCGATGGCGCTACTCATGAAAACGGTTCCGAAACAGAGCCTGGGACTGACGGTGACAAAGAGTACAAACCAAA GAAACGGGGACGAAAGAGGAAAAGGTTCAGTGAGGATGGTGAGGAGTTGTTCATGACAAAACGAGGTCGACCTTCCCTTCAGCTCTCAGAGGAAAACCTGAAACACTGCATCGACAGCGGTCTGCCCAGACAAAAGATCGCCGAAGTCTTTGGAACGTGCATGAGAAGTATCAGCCGATACCTTGAACTTCACAAGATGAGGAAGAGCGACAAATTTTACAATTGTACAG ATGCTGAGCTAGATGAGATGGTTTCCAAGATTTGCAAAGATCACCCGGATTGGGGTCAGATTCACATTCAGGAGGATTTTGCAAAGAGGGGGATGTTCTTCCGCAGAGCCCAGATAAGGAACAGCGTGCGCAGAGTCGACCCCATCGGTATAGAACTCCGCAAGCTCAATAACCTGAAGAGGAGGTGGAACCGTGGCTCCTTGAAAAAATTGGACAGTATTTTACCGGCTGACGGCATCAACATGACCTCCACGGATTCATTCCTCTGTCAGCCGCCTCGGACCGGACTGAACGGTCTAAGTCAAGAGGACTCGGTGAGGCTCCTCAAGGACATTGTGTACTCCAGCAAGAGAAAGTATGTGGAGTACCCGCCACCTTTCAAGACGGAGGAGTCCTCTGAAGAGTCATCGAAAGAGGCAGGGGAGGAGCAGCAGGGTGACGAATTAATCAAAGCCGTAGAAGCGGTTCAGGTGAAGACTGAAGGCGAACCACTGGAAGCAGTAGAAGCGGTTCAGGTGAAGTCTGAAGGCGAACCACTGGAAGCCGTAGAAGCGGTTCAGGTGAAGACGGAAGGCGAACCGCCGGAAGACGCTGTGGCAGAGCCGGAGATGACCTCAGGGAAGGACGAAGCTACTGACCAAGACAGCACACCCACCGCAGAACCGACTGTGTCAACTGAAGGCTTGTCTGTGGAAAAGGATACCTATTGGAAGCATCGACTTCAAAG TATGGTTATGTCAAACAAGAGAGCGGGCAGGCAAGCTGCTGCAGAAAGGAGAGGCCCCGAGGTGAAGATTCCCAAGGAGGACCTTAAGGAGTGCGTGGACCTGGGTTACTCCTCCACGAGGATTGCAGACAAATTCAGTACTAGCAAACACAATGTGAGGAGACACCTGGACATGTACAAACTTGGAAAGGCTCGCAGATTTGAAATTCTAACAG ATGAGACCATCGATGAAATTGTCACGTCGGTGATTAGAGAACACGGTGTACTCAAAGGGAGGGACGTGTACGACAAGATCAAGGAAAGCGGACTCCAGATTCGGAAGGATGACATTCGCAAGAGTCTCTGCAGGTTGCACCCGAAGGGACTGCACAGAGGCGACCCCTCCATCCTGAAAAAGAGTTGGGATGCGGTGCAAAAGCAGGAGTCGGACGTCGCCTTCCTCATGCAAGAGCACCGCGCCATCGTCGATGGGAACGAGGAGGACGTGATTGTTTTGGACACGGACGAGCTGGCCAAACTAATGAACCACGAAGGAGGGATAGTACTCGTCGATGAACATGGAAACATCATGGGTGGCCAAGGGGATGTCGAGGagtaccaccaccaccaacaacaacagcagcagcatGAGCAGGAGCAACAGCAGCAGACACACTGTACCATCGAAACAGGTCACGTCGAGAACGGCATGGTAGTACTGCAGCACCAGGAAGGAGTCGTGGTTACAGCCGGTGTAGACACAGAGCAAGATGGTACACTCTTGAGTAATCAAGAGCAGCATAATCCTAGCAATGTCGCTGCTGTTGTTGCCAGTGATGAAGCTCCGTACCAACATCCAGGAACCGTTGCTGAGGGACAAGAGATGAGTAAAGAGGAGAGTCTGGAGAGAACTCAACATTACCACCTGACACAGACTACCAATAACGAAAGCAGCTTAACCATCGCAAACCAGGAACATGCTCCTGAGAATAGTGTGGCACCCGTTGGTGAGGCTGCCGAGGAAACTACGCCTCAAGGTGATGCCGGTAATGACGGTACATCCGAGGTGGGCCAGACCCCTCAGGAAACCCCTCCTGCTGTTGAGTCACATGTGGTGGAGGCCAGCGGGGCCTCCCAAGCAATACCCACATCCGAAGAGAGTCAAATAAGTGCCATTATTTTAGAGTTTAACGTTCCACAGGGGCAAGAGTCCGGCCAGGGTGTCGCTCACACCAGCCAAGAGGGGCAATTTGCGACCACACAGGAGACCTCCCAAGAGGTATACTTTGTGCAAGGTGAGCAGCAGAGCGAAGAAGTGAGGAGTCTGGTCGTGGTCAATGATTCTCAGGAAACGGAAGAGGACGCTAAAGATAGCGTTGGCAAAGAGGAGCATATCATTATGCAGCTGACAGAACCTGCTTCGGTTCCCGAGGGTGACACTCAGCAGGGCGTGTCCCTCACCTCCTTGAACACAGTACGACCAAACCAACTTTCAGCTCAGGTTTTACTCGAATTGGACAGAATCGCGCAAAATTTACAGTCACACGAAGTCCAGGGAGAGCCTGCACCAGCTGTGTCCACACAAGGACAATAG
- the LOC139981408 gene encoding synaptic vesicle 2-related protein-like isoform X2, producing the protein MLMADAFEIIILSILADQLHCDWSLSLPKKALITTVVFVGYLIGASTFGSWSDKYGRKNIVWISSFWIFVFGILSSFAPTLLWMYIARFCVGVGLGGAAQVWPLYAEFLPSRSRGRTLGLMQIFWVIGVLTVVAMAAVVVPLYGWRVLLFLAALPQLVFLILMNFVPESPMFDVVSGQRRNAERTLRIVAKVNKKSLPHGRLTVKFSTESRGTISDLFKTWRTSIASFLLFFIWFVTAFTYYGIVLLSTELFSTGNICEAQVEEHNDCADSCQKLDTAGYLQLIATSSSELVSIFVVLTTIDIIGRKRSLMIFFSLASVFIFLLNLCVDLRYITIFVFVIRGFSSSLFTVIYIYTTEVYPTHIRSIGLGMCSSMARFGPITTPFFAQVLLAYSPRMTVSCYGIFTLLAAIGVLFLPYETKGVKLKSAATIG; encoded by the exons ATGCTG ATGGCCGACGCTTTCGAAATCATCATCTTGAGTATCCTAGCAGATCAGTTACACTGCGATTGGTCACTCTCTCTTCCTAAGAAGGCCCTCATTACCACCGTGGTCTTCGTCGGTTATTTAATCGGTGCTTCCACATTTGGTTCCTGGAGTGATAAATACGGCCGTAAAAAT ATTGTCTGGATTTCATCTTTCTGGATTTTCGTATTTGGAATCCTGAGCAGTTTTGCACCGACTCTTCTTTGGATGTACATTGCACGGTTCTGTGTTGGGGTGGGTCTTGGTGGCGCTGCACAAGT GTGGCCATTATACGCTGAATTCTTGCCATCTCGGAGCAGAGGAAGAACGCTTGGATTAATGCAG ATATTCTGGGTGATTGGAGTGCTAACAGTGGTTGCCATGGCAGCTGTTGTTGTTCCATTATATGGATGGAGAGTCCTTCTATTCCTGGCTGCCTTACCTCAGCTTGTCTTCCTTATCCTAATGAAT TTTGTACCAGAGAGTCCAATGTTTGACGTTGTTTCCGGCCAAAGACGAAATGCAGAGAGAACACTACGTATCGTTGCCAAGGTCAATAAGAAATCCCTACCACATGGTAGGTTAACAGTCAAATTTTCCACG GAATCAAGAGGAACAATTAGTGATTTATTTAAGACATGGAGAACATCTATAGcttcatttttattgttttttatttg GTTTGTCACAGCATTCACATATTACGGCATTGTTCTTCTCTCGACTGAGCTTTTCTCAACCGGAAATATATGTGAAG CTCAAGTTGAGGAACACAACGACTGTGCTGACTCTTGTCAAAAGCTCGACACAGCCGGTTACTTGCAACTCATAGCAACATCATCTTCAGAATTAGTCA GTATATTTGTGGTCCTTACAACAATCGATATCATCGGAAGAAAGAGAAGTTTGATGATATTCTTCTCGTTGGCCTCAgtcttcatttttcttcttaatcTCTGTGTGGATTT ACGTTACATAACCATCTTTGTTTTTGTGATACGAGGATTTTCGTCGTCACTCTTCACAGTGATATACATCTATACCACAGAG GTCTATCCGACCCACATCCGTTCCATCGGTCTGGGTATGTGCAGCTCGATGGCGAGGTTTGGTCCAATTACCACACCTTTCTTTGCTCAG GTACTTTTGGCGTATTCTCCTCGGATGACGGTCTCTTGCTACGGAATATTTACACTCTTAGCTGCGATAGGAGTCCTGTTTCTACCCTATGAAACTAAAGGAGTGAAGCTAAAG TCCGCAGCCACCATAGGTTGA
- the LOC139981408 gene encoding synaptic vesicle 2-related protein-like isoform X1, translating to MMEDSDVEEEEIIFQNGVTKGTKGGDFDHRGDQLQQQTEPAVLGEQAEEDESTGILPETNFEEVERNDFEALDDQGSSSEELLLGGEDTYTVEEAIDKCGFGLFQLKISCITGVLFMADAFEIIILSILADQLHCDWSLSLPKKALITTVVFVGYLIGASTFGSWSDKYGRKNIVWISSFWIFVFGILSSFAPTLLWMYIARFCVGVGLGGAAQVWPLYAEFLPSRSRGRTLGLMQIFWVIGVLTVVAMAAVVVPLYGWRVLLFLAALPQLVFLILMNFVPESPMFDVVSGQRRNAERTLRIVAKVNKKSLPHGRLTVKFSTESRGTISDLFKTWRTSIASFLLFFIWFVTAFTYYGIVLLSTELFSTGNICEAQVEEHNDCADSCQKLDTAGYLQLIATSSSELVSIFVVLTTIDIIGRKRSLMIFFSLASVFIFLLNLCVDLRYITIFVFVIRGFSSSLFTVIYIYTTEVYPTHIRSIGLGMCSSMARFGPITTPFFAQVLLAYSPRMTVSCYGIFTLLAAIGVLFLPYETKGVKLKSAATIG from the exons ATGATGGAAGATAGTGATGTTGAGGAAGAAGAAATCATCTTTCAAAATGGTGTCACGAAAGGCACGAAGGGCGGTGACTTCGATCACCGTGGAGACCAGCTGCAGCAACAGACAGAACCAGCTGTACTGGGAGAACAAGCGGAAGAAGATGAAAGTACCGGCATCCTCCCCGAGACCAACTTCGAGGAGGTCGAGCGGAATGATTTTGAAGCATTGGATGATCAAGGATCATCATCGGAGGAACTTCTTCTTG GTGGAGAGGATACTTACACAGTTGAGGAGGCCATTGATAAATGTGGCTTTGGCTTGTTTCAGTTGAAAATAAGTTGCATCACAGGGGTCCTATTT ATGGCCGACGCTTTCGAAATCATCATCTTGAGTATCCTAGCAGATCAGTTACACTGCGATTGGTCACTCTCTCTTCCTAAGAAGGCCCTCATTACCACCGTGGTCTTCGTCGGTTATTTAATCGGTGCTTCCACATTTGGTTCCTGGAGTGATAAATACGGCCGTAAAAAT ATTGTCTGGATTTCATCTTTCTGGATTTTCGTATTTGGAATCCTGAGCAGTTTTGCACCGACTCTTCTTTGGATGTACATTGCACGGTTCTGTGTTGGGGTGGGTCTTGGTGGCGCTGCACAAGT GTGGCCATTATACGCTGAATTCTTGCCATCTCGGAGCAGAGGAAGAACGCTTGGATTAATGCAG ATATTCTGGGTGATTGGAGTGCTAACAGTGGTTGCCATGGCAGCTGTTGTTGTTCCATTATATGGATGGAGAGTCCTTCTATTCCTGGCTGCCTTACCTCAGCTTGTCTTCCTTATCCTAATGAAT TTTGTACCAGAGAGTCCAATGTTTGACGTTGTTTCCGGCCAAAGACGAAATGCAGAGAGAACACTACGTATCGTTGCCAAGGTCAATAAGAAATCCCTACCACATGGTAGGTTAACAGTCAAATTTTCCACG GAATCAAGAGGAACAATTAGTGATTTATTTAAGACATGGAGAACATCTATAGcttcatttttattgttttttatttg GTTTGTCACAGCATTCACATATTACGGCATTGTTCTTCTCTCGACTGAGCTTTTCTCAACCGGAAATATATGTGAAG CTCAAGTTGAGGAACACAACGACTGTGCTGACTCTTGTCAAAAGCTCGACACAGCCGGTTACTTGCAACTCATAGCAACATCATCTTCAGAATTAGTCA GTATATTTGTGGTCCTTACAACAATCGATATCATCGGAAGAAAGAGAAGTTTGATGATATTCTTCTCGTTGGCCTCAgtcttcatttttcttcttaatcTCTGTGTGGATTT ACGTTACATAACCATCTTTGTTTTTGTGATACGAGGATTTTCGTCGTCACTCTTCACAGTGATATACATCTATACCACAGAG GTCTATCCGACCCACATCCGTTCCATCGGTCTGGGTATGTGCAGCTCGATGGCGAGGTTTGGTCCAATTACCACACCTTTCTTTGCTCAG GTACTTTTGGCGTATTCTCCTCGGATGACGGTCTCTTGCTACGGAATATTTACACTCTTAGCTGCGATAGGAGTCCTGTTTCTACCCTATGAAACTAAAGGAGTGAAGCTAAAG TCCGCAGCCACCATAGGTTGA